The following are from one region of the Carnobacterium gallinarum DSM 4847 genome:
- a CDS encoding amidase domain-containing protein codes for MKIIKISLLLGVSAGLLGSLVFPSNRVSANEGQTMTEMIQSNTKKREVDNFDYNMKLVDVETVILNYFQLNNIEVTPDNPEYSTYLSSIVDDANNPIHNESFFEYVKEYSNVYFNRVGSMQLADNSNLDVIRKSRLELLNKTFQNIKDENAVNIMEAEQSGLVPKPSARRNKTLNVENVTGYARKWAFDRNYSFPNYKEDCTNFASQIVYYGNVEPSTAVNASGNSWQFGGGAGKFKRRK; via the coding sequence ATGAAAATAATAAAAATCAGTTTATTACTTGGAGTTTCAGCCGGTTTATTAGGTAGTTTAGTTTTCCCATCGAATCGCGTTAGTGCTAACGAAGGGCAAACAATGACAGAGATGATTCAGTCAAATACAAAGAAAAGGGAAGTTGATAATTTTGATTATAATATGAAATTAGTTGATGTCGAAACTGTAATCTTAAATTATTTTCAATTGAATAATATTGAAGTAACCCCAGATAATCCCGAATACTCAACCTATCTGTCGTCTATTGTTGACGATGCTAATAATCCAATTCATAATGAATCATTTTTTGAATATGTTAAAGAGTATTCAAACGTTTACTTTAACAGAGTTGGTTCTATGCAATTAGCAGATAATAGTAATCTTGATGTCATTCGGAAAAGTAGACTAGAACTATTAAATAAAACATTTCAGAACATTAAAGATGAGAACGCTGTCAACATTATGGAAGCTGAACAATCTGGTTTAGTACCTAAACCTTCGGCGCGTAGAAATAAAACATTAAACGTAGAAAATGTTACTGGATATGCACGTAAGTGGGCGTTTGACCGTAATTATAGCTTTCCTAATTATAAAGAAGATTGTACAAATTTTGCATCACAAATAGTATATTATGGAAATGTTGAACCCAGTACAGCTGTTAATGCTTCCGGGAATTCTTGGCAATTTGGTGGAGGTGCTGGTAAGTTCAAGCGGCGCAAATGA
- a CDS encoding T7SS effector LXG polymorphic toxin has product MTKIDTEELYKFNQLLNESRQEIELNFKQSNLAIKGFSEEKKLTGGAWSSAKNHFDIGYRPLTETFESTIVLLVDKFSDYTTEFRQQVTGGSVKLDTDQLEDLEIRMQQLASYKAQWLLDMADQLAGIPGIGKFFDEFSLNSAKKEVILLRKFQEFEYSHRNEFDEIAEALHFLRIGLEAVGNKKNFQGDTKGFGPIDFNKDSWVSNLSKFNERNKDKIDFIKESDTMAAAAVAEQTAQIHNAQMNLNQMGDAMMNEVNSTNSYSYNSMSGKTWFTAEGFDVNNSSKRTKLNFANAEKLKNHFSKHGAEFGGAYSDADGYLFGANNVITNGMKVQYNYKLQDGTFELRTGYVAFMKNSSLYNTNGVPKKSYAKFEFVGTNNNGEITTYHLESGKTFWKMMNNGENIPVIHPIE; this is encoded by the coding sequence ATGACGAAAATTGATACTGAAGAACTTTATAAATTCAACCAACTTCTTAACGAAAGTAGACAAGAAATAGAACTTAATTTTAAACAATCTAATCTTGCTATTAAAGGCTTCTCAGAAGAAAAGAAATTAACTGGTGGAGCTTGGAGTTCAGCAAAGAATCACTTTGATATAGGCTATCGCCCTTTGACTGAAACATTTGAATCAACGATTGTTTTACTTGTAGATAAATTTAGTGATTACACAACTGAATTTCGTCAACAAGTAACAGGCGGATCTGTTAAACTAGATACAGATCAGTTAGAAGATTTGGAGATACGTATGCAGCAGCTAGCTTCTTATAAAGCACAATGGCTGTTAGACATGGCCGACCAATTAGCGGGTATTCCAGGGATTGGAAAGTTTTTTGATGAATTCAGTTTAAATTCAGCCAAGAAAGAGGTCATTCTTTTACGAAAGTTTCAAGAGTTTGAATACAGTCATCGAAATGAATTTGACGAGATAGCTGAAGCATTGCATTTTTTGAGAATTGGACTAGAAGCTGTTGGAAACAAGAAGAATTTTCAAGGAGATACCAAAGGATTTGGGCCTATTGATTTTAATAAAGATTCCTGGGTTTCAAATCTTTCTAAGTTTAATGAACGAAATAAAGACAAGATTGATTTCATTAAAGAATCCGATACAATGGCAGCTGCAGCAGTTGCGGAACAGACCGCTCAAATCCACAATGCTCAGATGAACCTGAATCAAATGGGCGATGCTATGATGAATGAGGTTAATTCAACAAATTCATATAGCTATAACTCAATGAGTGGGAAAACATGGTTTACTGCCGAAGGATTTGACGTTAACAATTCTAGTAAAAGGACTAAATTAAATTTTGCGAATGCAGAGAAATTAAAAAATCATTTTTCAAAACATGGTGCTGAATTCGGAGGAGCGTATTCTGATGCAGATGGATATCTATTTGGGGCTAACAATGTAATAACAAATGGAATGAAAGTCCAATATAATTACAAACTTCAAGATGGAACATTTGAATTAAGAACTGGATATGTTGCTTTTATGAAGAACAGTAGCTTGTATAATACTAATGGTGTTCCTAAAAAAAGTTATGCTAAATTTGAATTTGTTGGAACGAATAATAATGGGGAAATTACAACATATCATCTTGAAAGTGGAAAAACATTTTGGAAAATGATGAACAATGGTGAAAACATACCAGTTATTCATCCTATAGAATAA
- a CDS encoding DUF3130 family protein: MDAIQTHTVQADAHAAALKKALKGAKFPSKAAPTINYSDGAAMVQGQECIETFSTLLSNLKTSVNTDADHIKQINQTFIEKDDALKNAIGKAVMTIA, translated from the coding sequence ATGGACGCTATTCAAACACATACGGTTCAAGCGGATGCACACGCAGCAGCATTAAAAAAAGCACTTAAAGGGGCTAAATTCCCATCTAAAGCAGCACCCACAATAAACTATTCAGATGGAGCAGCTATGGTTCAAGGTCAAGAATGCATTGAGACATTTTCAACATTGTTGAGTAACTTAAAAACGTCTGTAAACACGGATGCAGATCATATTAAACAAATCAATCAAACGTTTATTGAAAAGGATGATGCTCTTAAAAATGCCATTGGGAAAGCGGTGATGACGATTGCCTAA
- the upp gene encoding uracil phosphoribosyltransferase — protein MGKFQVLDHPLIQHKLTMIRQTKTGTKVFREVVNEIAMLMAYEVSRDMPLEDVEIETPLVKSTQKQLSGKKVAIVPILRAGLGMVDGMLEMIPAAKVGHIGLYRDHESLEPVEYFVKLPNDINERQMFVVDPMLATGGSAIMAIDALKRRGATSIKFVCLVAAPEGVKALQDAHPDVDIYVAALDEKLDENGYIVPGLGDAGDRLFGTK, from the coding sequence ATGGGTAAATTTCAAGTATTAGATCATCCGTTAATCCAACATAAGTTAACAATGATTCGTCAGACAAAAACAGGAACAAAAGTGTTTAGAGAAGTTGTTAATGAAATAGCTATGCTAATGGCTTATGAAGTATCACGTGATATGCCATTAGAAGATGTTGAAATCGAAACGCCTTTAGTTAAATCAACACAAAAACAATTATCAGGTAAAAAAGTAGCAATTGTTCCAATTCTTAGAGCAGGTTTAGGAATGGTTGATGGTATGCTAGAAATGATTCCAGCAGCAAAAGTTGGACATATTGGTTTATATCGTGATCATGAATCACTAGAACCAGTTGAGTATTTTGTAAAATTACCAAATGATATTAATGAACGTCAAATGTTTGTTGTTGACCCAATGTTAGCTACAGGTGGTTCAGCTATCATGGCAATTGATGCATTAAAACGTCGTGGGGCAACATCGATTAAATTCGTTTGTCTAGTTGCAGCTCCAGAAGGTGTAAAAGCATTGCAAGATGCACATCCAGATGTAGATATCTATGTAGCAGCTCTTGATGAAAAATTAGATGAAAACGGCTATATCGTTCCAGGTCTTGGAGATGCTGGCGATCGTTTATTCGGAACAAAATAA
- the glyA gene encoding serine hydroxymethyltransferase, translating to MTFKDLDQELWGAIEQEKNRQEQNIELIASENFVSKAVREAQGSILTNKYAEGYPGKRYYGGCEYIDIVENLAIDRVKELFGAEYANVQPHSGSQANMAAFNAFIEPGDTVLGMDLTHGGHLTHGSAVNFSGRTYNFIAYGVDPETEMIDYEKVREIALEGQPKLIIAGASAYSRGIDFAKFKAIADEVGAIFMVDMAHIAGLVAAGVHQNPVPYADVVTSTTHKTLRGPRGGLILAKEKYAKALNSAIFPGIQGGPLEHVIAGKAIAFKEAMTPEFKEYSKQVIKNAQAMQSVFNESVGHLISEGTDNHLLLLDVTNFGLNGKEAEAILDSVGITVNKNTIPFETLSPFKTSGIRIGTPAITTRGFQEEDAKEVAELIVAALTAKEDTDELTKISQAVRELTAKRPLYTEND from the coding sequence TTGACTTTTAAAGATTTGGATCAAGAACTATGGGGCGCAATTGAACAAGAAAAAAATCGTCAAGAACAAAATATAGAATTAATTGCTTCTGAGAATTTCGTTTCTAAAGCAGTGCGTGAAGCACAAGGAAGTATTTTAACGAATAAATATGCAGAAGGGTACCCTGGCAAAAGATATTACGGTGGCTGTGAATACATAGATATCGTTGAGAATCTTGCAATTGATCGCGTAAAAGAATTATTTGGCGCAGAATATGCCAATGTTCAACCTCATTCTGGTTCACAAGCAAATATGGCTGCATTTAATGCCTTTATTGAACCGGGAGATACGGTTTTAGGTATGGATTTAACTCATGGAGGACATTTAACTCATGGCTCAGCTGTGAATTTTAGTGGTAGAACGTATAATTTTATTGCCTACGGTGTTGATCCAGAAACAGAAATGATTGATTATGAGAAAGTTCGTGAGATTGCCTTAGAAGGTCAACCTAAATTAATCATTGCCGGTGCTAGTGCGTATTCTCGTGGGATTGATTTTGCCAAATTCAAAGCAATCGCAGATGAAGTTGGAGCAATTTTTATGGTGGATATGGCGCATATTGCTGGTTTAGTTGCGGCAGGCGTTCATCAAAATCCAGTTCCATATGCAGACGTAGTAACATCAACAACTCATAAAACCTTACGTGGACCACGTGGTGGATTGATCTTAGCAAAAGAAAAATATGCCAAAGCTTTAAACAGCGCTATTTTCCCAGGAATTCAAGGTGGACCATTAGAACATGTGATTGCTGGTAAAGCCATTGCCTTTAAAGAAGCGATGACGCCAGAGTTTAAAGAATATTCAAAACAAGTCATCAAAAATGCCCAAGCAATGCAATCTGTTTTCAATGAATCTGTTGGACATTTAATTAGCGAAGGAACAGATAATCACTTACTTTTATTAGATGTCACTAATTTCGGCTTAAATGGTAAAGAAGCAGAAGCTATTCTAGACAGCGTTGGAATTACAGTTAATAAAAATACGATTCCTTTTGAAACTTTAAGTCCGTTTAAAACAAGTGGTATTCGTATCGGAACACCAGCCATTACAACTCGTGGGTTCCAAGAAGAAGATGCCAAAGAAGTTGCAGAACTAATTGTAGCAGCTTTAACTGCCAAAGAAGATACTGACGAATTGACAAAAATTAGCCAAGCTGTTCGTGAATTAACAGCGAAGCGTCCACTATATACAGAGAATGACTAA
- a CDS encoding L-threonylcarbamoyladenylate synthase, which yields METKKFDQADLAKAAKLIQEGELIAFPTETVYGLGADALNEVAVKKVYAAKGRPSDNPLIVHVANASSVSELVAEVPPVAEKLMTAFWPGPLTMIFKAKSGVFAPTVTAGLTSVAIRMPDNQSTLQLIQQAGTPLVGPSANTSGRPSPTSAEHVYHDLAGKIAGIIDDGVTGVGLESTVVDITEPDQPVILRPGAVTKQELEAIIGKPVAYDQHLVTDKEAPKAPGMKYKHYAPAEPVILVKGTDISKWREAIAYFQEQGEKVGILANLELITKLKSEVTEVFSLGLKTNIKDASHNLYAGLRFFEKTEVTMILAEAYDINDNNQAYMNRIEKSSGKKYF from the coding sequence GTGGAAACAAAAAAATTTGATCAAGCTGATTTAGCTAAGGCTGCTAAACTTATTCAAGAAGGGGAATTAATTGCTTTTCCAACAGAGACTGTTTATGGATTAGGAGCAGATGCTTTAAATGAAGTTGCTGTAAAAAAAGTCTATGCGGCAAAAGGACGACCTAGTGATAATCCGCTAATTGTTCATGTCGCAAATGCTAGCTCAGTTTCTGAACTAGTAGCCGAAGTTCCTCCAGTTGCTGAAAAATTAATGACAGCTTTTTGGCCAGGTCCTTTAACCATGATTTTTAAAGCCAAATCAGGTGTGTTTGCTCCAACTGTAACAGCGGGTTTAACGAGTGTAGCTATTAGAATGCCAGACAATCAATCAACTTTACAGCTAATTCAACAGGCGGGAACTCCTTTAGTTGGTCCGAGTGCCAATACATCAGGTCGTCCAAGCCCAACTTCAGCTGAACATGTCTATCATGATTTAGCAGGAAAAATTGCGGGAATTATTGATGATGGAGTTACGGGGGTTGGTTTGGAATCAACCGTTGTGGATATTACAGAACCAGATCAACCAGTGATACTACGACCAGGAGCTGTGACGAAGCAAGAGCTTGAAGCCATTATCGGCAAGCCCGTTGCATACGATCAACATTTAGTGACCGACAAAGAAGCTCCTAAAGCCCCTGGAATGAAATATAAGCATTATGCTCCAGCTGAGCCAGTTATTTTAGTCAAAGGGACAGACATAAGCAAATGGCGGGAAGCCATTGCTTATTTTCAAGAGCAAGGGGAAAAAGTTGGAATATTAGCTAATTTAGAATTAATTACCAAATTAAAATCCGAAGTAACAGAAGTATTTTCATTAGGTCTAAAAACGAACATTAAAGATGCTTCTCATAATTTATATGCGGGTTTGCGTTTTTTTGAAAAAACGGAAGTTACAATGATTTTAGCAGAAGCTTATGATATCAATGATAATAATCAGGCTTATATGAATAGAATTGAAAAATCATCTGGAAAAAAATATTTTTAA
- the prmC gene encoding peptide chain release factor N(5)-glutamine methyltransferase: MKTKLTYREVLHGASSFLESQHLDGYVAERFLVERQGWTKTDLVLHLTTEIPTCVQQQLEQDVADFVKGRPVQHILGYEWFYERKFNVTKDTLIPRPETEEIIAKYLERNQEQPPLTVLDIGTGTGIIGITVKRERPEDTVTAIDISPEALQVAEENAQILGADIRFLLGDLTEPVGQEKFDRVISNPPYISEAERPLVDDIVLENEPHLALFAENDGLLIYQRLAKELPSLMNPAGEIILEIGFQQGAAVKALFMKAFPQAQVEVEKDLSGLDRMIYVQLP; encoded by the coding sequence ATGAAAACTAAGCTCACATATAGGGAAGTCCTTCATGGGGCTTCTTCTTTTTTAGAAAGTCAACATTTAGACGGTTATGTGGCCGAACGTTTTTTAGTGGAACGCCAAGGATGGACAAAGACGGATTTAGTTTTGCATTTAACTACTGAAATTCCAACATGCGTTCAGCAACAATTAGAACAAGATGTCGCAGATTTTGTAAAAGGACGACCTGTACAACATATTTTAGGCTATGAATGGTTTTATGAGCGCAAGTTTAACGTCACAAAAGACACTTTAATTCCGCGACCAGAAACCGAAGAAATTATTGCCAAATACCTTGAGCGAAACCAAGAACAACCTCCGTTAACTGTATTAGATATTGGAACGGGAACAGGAATAATTGGAATTACAGTCAAAAGAGAAAGACCAGAGGACACTGTGACAGCTATTGATATTTCACCAGAGGCCCTTCAAGTAGCAGAAGAAAATGCCCAAATTTTAGGAGCCGATATTCGATTCTTATTGGGGGATTTAACGGAACCTGTTGGTCAAGAAAAATTTGATCGAGTGATTTCTAATCCTCCTTATATTTCAGAAGCTGAACGTCCACTTGTAGATGACATTGTTTTAGAGAACGAGCCTCACCTGGCTTTATTTGCTGAAAACGATGGATTATTGATTTATCAACGACTAGCAAAAGAATTGCCTTCTTTGATGAATCCAGCAGGCGAGATTATTTTAGAAATTGGTTTTCAACAAGGAGCAGCAGTTAAGGCGTTGTTTATGAAGGCTTTCCCTCAGGCACAAGTTGAGGTTGAAAAAGATTTATCAGGATTGGATCGAATGATTTATGTTCAATTGCCGTAA
- the prfA gene encoding peptide chain release factor 1, translating into MYDKLQGVEGRYEELGELLSDPEVISDTKRLMALTKEEANLRETVATYRRYKVVVDDISDTEEMLGENLDADMAEMAKEELSSLKKEKDELEEKIKILLLPKDENDDKNIIMEIRGAAGGDEAALFAGDLFGMYQKYAENQGWKTEILEANITGIGGYKEIIFMISGNNVFSKLKYESGAHRVQRVPSTESQGRIHTSTATVVVMPEAEEVEIDMADKDIRTDIYHASGAGGQHVNKTASAVRLTHLPTGIAVAMQDERSQIKNREKAMKILRARVYDQIQNEVQSEYDANRKSAIGTGDRSERIRTYNFPQNRVTDHRIGLTIQKLDQILSGKLDEIVDALIVYDQTEKMEQMKNEN; encoded by the coding sequence ATGTATGATAAATTACAAGGCGTTGAAGGACGTTATGAAGAGCTAGGTGAATTACTTAGTGATCCTGAGGTTATCAGTGATACGAAACGTTTGATGGCATTAACAAAAGAGGAAGCTAATTTACGAGAAACAGTTGCAACCTATCGTCGCTATAAAGTAGTTGTAGATGATATTAGTGATACGGAAGAAATGCTAGGAGAGAACCTAGATGCTGATATGGCTGAAATGGCCAAAGAAGAATTGTCTTCTTTAAAGAAAGAAAAAGATGAACTAGAAGAAAAAATTAAAATTCTCTTACTTCCAAAAGATGAAAATGATGATAAAAATATTATCATGGAAATCCGTGGAGCAGCAGGTGGCGATGAAGCGGCTTTATTTGCGGGAGATTTATTCGGTATGTATCAAAAATATGCTGAAAATCAAGGATGGAAAACGGAAATCTTAGAAGCGAATATTACTGGTATTGGTGGTTATAAAGAAATTATTTTTATGATTAGCGGCAATAATGTTTTCTCAAAATTAAAATATGAAAGTGGTGCACACCGGGTTCAACGTGTTCCTTCAACAGAATCACAAGGGAGAATTCATACATCAACAGCAACTGTTGTTGTAATGCCAGAAGCTGAAGAAGTTGAGATTGATATGGCAGATAAAGATATCAGAACTGATATTTATCATGCCAGTGGAGCGGGTGGACAGCACGTTAATAAAACTGCTTCTGCTGTTCGTTTAACTCATTTACCAACTGGGATTGCTGTTGCAATGCAAGATGAACGTTCGCAAATTAAAAACCGTGAGAAAGCCATGAAAATTTTACGAGCGCGTGTTTATGATCAAATTCAAAACGAAGTCCAAAGTGAATACGATGCAAACCGTAAATCAGCAATCGGAACAGGTGATCGTTCTGAACGAATTAGAACATATAACTTCCCACAAAACCGCGTAACCGATCACCGAATTGGGTTAACCATTCAAAAATTAGATCAGATTTTATCTGGTAAATTAGATGAGATTGTAGATGCTTTAATTGTGTACGATCAAACTGAAAAAATGGAGCAAATGAAGAATGAAAACTAA
- a CDS encoding thymidine kinase produces the protein MAQLFFKYGAMNSGKTIEILKVAHNYEEQDKPVVIMTSGIDDRDEVGFVSSRIGLRREALPIFNETNIYQTIEEVGFTPACILIDESQFLTKEHVYQLAHIVDDLDIPVMAFGLKNDFRNELFEGSQYLLIYADKIEEMKTICWYCHKKAIMNMRLVDGKPIYTGEQIQIGGNESYLPVCRKHYHHPPQH, from the coding sequence ATGGCACAACTTTTTTTCAAGTATGGCGCAATGAATAGTGGGAAGACCATTGAAATTTTAAAGGTCGCTCATAATTATGAAGAGCAAGATAAACCAGTTGTGATTATGACAAGTGGAATTGATGACCGTGATGAAGTTGGTTTTGTCTCAAGTCGAATCGGTTTACGTCGTGAAGCACTGCCAATTTTTAATGAAACGAATATATATCAAACAATTGAAGAAGTTGGTTTTACACCAGCCTGTATTTTAATTGATGAGTCTCAATTTCTAACAAAGGAGCATGTGTATCAACTTGCTCATATTGTAGATGATTTAGACATTCCTGTAATGGCATTTGGCTTAAAAAATGATTTTAGAAATGAGTTATTTGAAGGCTCACAATATTTATTAATCTATGCAGATAAGATTGAAGAAATGAAAACAATTTGCTGGTATTGCCATAAAAAAGCGATTATGAATATGCGCTTAGTTGATGGAAAACCAATTTACACAGGAGAACAAATTCAAATTGGGGGAAATGAATCGTATTTGCCCGTTTGTCGTAAACATTACCATCACCCACCTCAACACTAG
- a CDS encoding Mur ligase family protein, which translates to MSIRSSFAIMVGKTTRWGLHTFFKGGSSLPGMITQKIDPNVLGALAKDYEVVIVTGTNGKTLTTALTFQVLKQKYPDIITNPTGANMQQGIISTFLTHDSSSKKGQKKVAVLEVDEASLVHVTKYIKPKAILYTNVFRDQMDRFGEIYTIYQMMVDGAALAPNAKIISNGDAPIFNSLDTVNERVYFGFDNQPDGELMAHYNTDGVLCPRCQNILHYKFITYSNLGKYYCPNCDFKRPELSYRLTKMGHMDHKSSEFEIDGEPFKINVGGLYNVYNALSAYSIGRIFDVEPAEIRAGFNLAEKVFGRQEVIQIGDKEVTINLVKNPVGLNQILEMIALDPRPFSLVSILNANYADGIDISWIWDANYERIMEMNIQQFTVSGERVADIATRLEVAGVPKEELQVIPNLSDVIKNFANAPTQHIYVLATYTAVLQLRKELAAQGYVKEGM; encoded by the coding sequence TTGAGTATACGTAGCTCATTTGCAATTATGGTTGGAAAGACAACTAGATGGGGACTTCACACCTTTTTTAAAGGCGGGAGTAGCTTACCTGGTATGATTACACAAAAAATTGATCCTAATGTTCTTGGTGCTTTAGCAAAAGATTATGAAGTCGTGATTGTGACTGGAACAAATGGTAAAACATTAACAACTGCATTGACTTTTCAGGTTTTAAAACAAAAGTATCCAGATATTATTACAAATCCTACTGGTGCGAATATGCAACAAGGAATTATTTCAACTTTTTTAACTCATGATTCTAGCAGTAAAAAAGGACAAAAGAAAGTCGCTGTTTTAGAAGTGGATGAAGCTAGTTTAGTTCATGTAACAAAGTACATTAAACCTAAAGCGATTTTGTATACAAATGTTTTCCGTGATCAAATGGATCGTTTTGGTGAGATTTATACTATTTATCAAATGATGGTAGATGGAGCAGCTTTGGCTCCTAATGCTAAAATTATTAGTAATGGAGATGCTCCAATTTTTAATTCTTTAGATACAGTTAATGAACGAGTTTATTTTGGTTTTGATAATCAGCCTGATGGAGAATTAATGGCTCATTACAACACAGATGGCGTTCTTTGCCCTCGTTGTCAAAATATTCTTCATTATAAATTCATTACCTATAGCAATCTTGGTAAGTACTATTGCCCGAATTGTGATTTTAAACGCCCAGAGTTAAGTTATCGTTTAACTAAAATGGGACATATGGATCATAAAAGTTCTGAATTTGAAATTGACGGAGAACCATTTAAAATTAATGTTGGTGGCCTATACAATGTTTATAACGCCTTATCAGCTTATTCAATTGGTCGGATTTTCGATGTCGAACCTGCTGAGATTCGTGCTGGTTTTAATTTGGCAGAAAAGGTTTTTGGACGTCAAGAAGTCATTCAGATTGGCGATAAAGAAGTGACGATTAATTTAGTTAAAAATCCTGTTGGCTTGAATCAGATTTTAGAGATGATTGCTTTAGATCCTCGCCCATTTTCATTAGTATCGATTTTAAATGCTAATTACGCTGATGGAATTGATATTAGCTGGATTTGGGATGCCAATTATGAACGAATTATGGAAATGAATATTCAACAATTTACGGTTAGTGGAGAGCGAGTTGCAGACATCGCTACACGCTTAGAAGTCGCTGGCGTGCCAAAAGAAGAGTTACAAGTTATTCCTAATCTAAGCGACGTGATTAAAAACTTTGCTAATGCACCAACCCAACATATCTATGTCTTAGCAACTTATACGGCTGTTTTACAATTGCGTAAAGAATTAGCAGCTCAAGGCTATGTAAAGGAAGGGATGTAA
- a CDS encoding type 1 glutamine amidotransferase: protein MKVLKVCHLYGNLLNTYGDNGNLLMLNHRAKQLGIQLDSEIISLKEAFDPEKYDLVFFGGGQDYEQLIVSRDIQDKKADLTTYIENDGVVLAICGGYQLLGHYYMDASGNKIDGIGALDHYTLSQDNNRFIGDIIIKNEEFDETYVGFENHNGMTFLGKGEKPLGIVQKGKGNNGDDQSEGAIYKQTYCSYFHGPLLVKNTSLADRLLKTAFNKRYPDSTI from the coding sequence ATGAAGGTATTAAAAGTCTGCCATCTCTATGGCAATTTATTAAACACTTATGGTGATAATGGCAATCTATTAATGTTAAATCATCGCGCAAAGCAATTAGGCATTCAATTAGATAGTGAAATCATCAGCTTAAAAGAAGCGTTTGATCCTGAAAAATATGATTTAGTCTTCTTTGGTGGTGGACAGGATTATGAACAATTAATTGTTTCACGAGATATTCAAGATAAAAAAGCTGACTTAACAACTTATATTGAAAATGATGGAGTAGTCTTAGCAATCTGTGGTGGTTATCAATTATTAGGTCATTACTATATGGATGCTAGTGGCAATAAAATCGATGGAATTGGTGCATTAGATCACTATACTCTAAGTCAAGACAACAACCGTTTTATTGGTGATATTATCATTAAGAATGAAGAATTTGACGAGACTTATGTTGGATTTGAAAATCATAACGGTATGACCTTCTTAGGCAAAGGTGAAAAACCTTTAGGGATTGTCCAAAAAGGCAAAGGCAATAATGGAGACGATCAATCTGAAGGAGCTATCTATAAGCAAACCTACTGCTCTTACTTCCATGGTCCATTATTAGTTAAAAATACTAGTTTAGCAGATCGTTTATTAAAAACAGCTTTTAATAAACGCTATCCTGATTCAACTATTTAG